DNA from Bacteroidia bacterium:
GTGTAGATATTATGCCTGTAATACCGCACATAGAAAACAAGGACAAATGTAAGATAAAAACAACGATATTACCAAGAATATACTAAATTTAGTCAGATTACGTATTCTTATCAACGCAATTGGTAGCATATTGCATCATTTTATTGATGACCATTTCAGGTGTTATGTTAGCTAGGCAAACACAATTTTGAGGTTCTCTTTTGCACTTCGTACAATCTTCGGAGAAGCTTATATATGACGCTTGCCTACCGATGGGTTGCCATCTGCCTGGATGCATCGGGCGAATAGATGGATAAATTCCTATTGCTTTTTTTCCTAACGCTGCGGCAATATGCAAAGGACCTGTGCTTCCTGCTACTAGTCCATCAACATGGGCAATAAGAGCAATTAAATCGCTTAAAGTGAGTTTTCCTGTAAGGTCATGAACGTAGTTGGGTAGAGCCTCAATCCATTGGCTTAAATATATTTTGTCTTTTTCTGTACCCGTAATGAACAAATTGTACTTTTTAGGATCAAGCATATTGATAAGTGCTTGATACTTATACAAGCCCCATTCTCTTGCACTTCCTTGTGAAGTAGGATGAATAATCCAGTTTTCTTTTTCACTGCTTAGTAGTGTTTGAATGTTGTGTGGCAAAAGTGGTATTTTAGTCATACCGTAGTACTGACTAATTTCTGTTAAGGTATATGTAGCGTTTATTCCCAAAGGTTTGAGTAATTTTAGATTGAGTTGAGACTCGTGAAGTTGAGATCGCCTGCGATGCAAGTAGACTAACTTATTAGCATACCACCAAGCATACCAACGGCTATATGTACATATACGTAGAGGAATTTTTTGGGAAT
Protein-coding regions in this window:
- a CDS encoding glycosyltransferase family 9 protein, whose amino-acid sequence is MNEIIISRTDAIGDVVLTLPLCGILKAHFPSTKITFLGQAYTHPVVQTCQYVDEFVDVKNLTNYKPTAEAIVHVFPRKEILKWAYSQKIPLRICTYSRWYAWWYANKLVYLHRRRSQLHESQLNLKLLKPLGINATYTLTEISQYYGMTKIPLLPHNIQTLLSSEKENWIIHPTSQGSAREWGLYKYQALINMLDPKKYNLFITGTEKDKIYLSQWIEALPNYVHDLTGKLTLSDLIALIAHVDGLVAGSTGPLHIAAALGKKAIGIYPSIRPMHPGRWQPIGRQASYISFSEDCTKCKREPQNCVCLANITPEMVINKMMQYATNCVDKNT